The Medicago truncatula cultivar Jemalong A17 chromosome 4, MtrunA17r5.0-ANR, whole genome shotgun sequence genome includes a region encoding these proteins:
- the LOC11446970 gene encoding protein WHAT'S THIS FACTOR 9, mitochondrial, with amino-acid sequence MAQSTKLFHRFDHIRTFVNARVKWVRDDYLDTAVLKEKNLKHVISLKNHIVSSPSKSLSLYNASMLKASLNLPMITIKLVEKYHHVFMQFQPSPGLPPRIKLTAQALALHKEEMEVHNSRTNQEDAAQRLARLLMLAGMARLPIYVIEKLKWDMGLPHDYVTTLLAYYPDYFDVCVVEDPLSGKEVLALELVSWRKELSVSELEKRVMGFNYDADKRRHDIQFPMFLPKSFALEKRVKTWVEGWQTLPYISPYENAFHLDSNSDQAEKWTVAILHELLSLLVSKKTESENLICYGECLGLGSRFKKALVHHPGIFYLSNKIRTQTAVLREAYRNEFLVKNHPVMGTRYWYIHLMTKA; translated from the coding sequence ATGGCTCAATCCACCAAACTCTTTCACCGGTTCGACCACATTAGGACTTTCGTCAATGCGAGGGTTAAATGGGTTCGAGATGACTATCTTGATACTGCAGTCCTCAAAGAGAAAAATCTCAAACACGTCATTTCTCTTAAGAATCATATCGTTTCGTCTCCATCGAAATCCTTATCCCTTTACAATGCTTCTATGTTGAAAGCTTCGCTTAATCTTCCTATGATAACTATCAAACTAGTTGAGAAATATCATCATGTTTTTATGCAATTCCAACCGAGTCCTGGTCTTCCTCCACGCATTAAGCTCACTGCTCAAGCTTTAGCGCTACATAAAGAAGAAATGGAAGTTCATAATTCGAGAACTAACCAGGAAGATGCAGCTCAGAGGCTTGCAAGGCTCTTAATGCTTGCTGGCATGGCGAGATTGCCGATTTATGTAATCGAGAAGCTGAAATGGGATATGGGTCTTCCTCATGATTATGTTACTACCCTTTTGGCTTATTACCCGGATTATTTCGATGTTTGTGTTGTAGAAGATCCGTTGTCTGGAAAAGAAGTGCTTGCTTTAGAACTTGTTTCGTGGAGAAAAGAACTTTCTGTGTCTGAGTTAGAGAAGAGGGTAATGGGCTTTAACTATGATGCAGATAAAAGAAGACATGATATTCAATTTCCCATGTTTTTGCCTAAAAGTTTTGCTTTAGAGAAGAGGGTGAAGACTTGGGTTGAGGGTTGGCAAACATTGCCTTACATTTCTCCGTATGAAAATGCATTTCATCTTGACTCGAATAGTGACCAGGCAGAGAAGTGGACAGTTGCAATTTTGCATGAGTTGCTATCTCTTTTGGTGTCAAAGAAGACAGAAAGTGAGAATTTGATTTGTTATGGAGAGTGTTTGGGGTTGGGCTCGAGATTTAAGAAGGCCTTGGTTCATCATCCCGGTATATTTTACCTTTCTAATAAAATAAGGACTCAGACTGCTGTGCTTAGGGAGGCTTACAGAAATGAATTTCTTGTTAAGAATCATCCAGTGATGGGTACGAGATATTGGTACATTCACCTCATGACCAAGGCGTAG